A region of the Styela clava chromosome 1, kaStyClav1.hap1.2, whole genome shotgun sequence genome:
AAAATTATCCCGTCTGATAAATTCGTTAAGTTTATTTTCAGTGTATCGACATGATTAAACGTAATTAGACTAACATAATACTCTACAATGGCAATTTAAGCCTATTATAAGGATTTTACCCTCTACACACCTCGGGGCATGAATTACATAATGGAAAGTTAGAAAAGTAGCCCATTATATCACGTATGTTCTCACGGACTGTGCTAATTCATACGACGTAAGGTACGCTGGACTGATTTGTATTGTATGTTCATAGCTAGTATAGATATACTTGATACTGAAtataaaagtatttatttaCCCAACGATATTTCGGAGTAGATATCACAAACTATGCGGATACTAAGCACTCGATTCGCCTAAGTTTTTCGCGTACAAGTAGCGATGACGTATGTTTGTAGCATTGGATATATACATAACGGATCAAATATCTAAATGCATCGGATCAACTGAagaacattttattgcattatgGAGGAAGACTAAGCCGTTGAAGTGTCTCTATCATTTTAGGACTGAAGATTGAGCATAAAATAGTGtccaaaaaattatattcatcgGAAAATCGGTATGCAACCTATATCTATATGGCGGGGATCACATTGGCATTTGCGTCAAGTGCTGTTCCGTGTTCATGATACTTGCCTATACAATGGAAATTGAAATATCCTTTATAAAGTTTTTTATTAATTCCACGACTattttttcacaatattataATATGGACACCTCCATGTTTTGATCATTACTGCTTGGGGTATGCTATTTTCTAGATCAAAGTGTTTATAAAACCTATTTGACCTTTCAGGAGTTACAAGAAAAATTCAGATCAGTTTACTTGAGttcaataaaaaacatatatatattaatttatgccTTATATATGTTGTGGGGGCGATAGCTGTATAATGTTCATGTAACAAATGATGATACACCTGACAATGACAGCTCGTTATTAATAATTAATCGGAAACACGTGCCCTTTCCTGTTTTTCGTGCAGACGCGCAATGTTATTTTGGTGGAAAAACttcaaatattgttaaaaatagaataTGCTTGCTCGCAGCGATAGATTAATATTGTTATTACTTATTTATTACGAATGGGATTATaattaaacaacaaaaatctGATCGAAATTATTGAACAATTATTTAACAATTATAAAATTCTATCTTTTTAGGAATTCGTCTTAGGAATTGGAGCTGCAAAacatttaaaagtaaataaattattaaaaattacacAAAACACCAAACAATCGCCAACCACAAGTTTCGTTTGCCTTTGCCGGAAGTGTGGGAGGACGACTCAGAATTCCACTTGAGATGCTGGAAGAAACGAGATGGAAGAGCGCGTGCCCGCCGTGCTGAGATGACATGAACTTGAGAAAAATGAAACATCAGTAGCagatgttattattattttgactaatttaaaagaaaaataagttGAAATACTGATACGCACAAAAATTCGTTGTATATAACGTACACCAACTTcttttaaatgtatattgacttATGACTCGCGAAGCGACTGACGActtgaagattttttttaattcagcaataacatatttgtaaaaattttgatttttatgaaaatgcaacgtttacaaaattatcaaaataagtGTTGCCTGCAATTCCCTATTAAATTATTTGTGGAAAATCTAAAAGATAGGATAATTTCTTTAATTAAATATGACCTATTCGATGAAATCTCAGTAATTCAAGAAAATTATGACATGATTCAAAGTTCTAAACCGTTCGCAGAATGCAAAACAACAAGCAGCAAGTGGTACACAATCCTAAAAAGTTTCAATCATGTGtggtaatattttaaaaatagtttcatttgtgCTTTCAGACCCAGGAACATTAACGTATATAAAACTTGACCAACAGTTATTGAAGTCGACGAAGAGCCAGTAAATAGTTTGTCTTtgtttttcttcatatttcgAGTTGGAGagttaattaatttaaaacttgAGAATATATGTCACAGTATTCTTTATTGAAATTTGTCAAAATTGGCAACCCTTGGGACAAGTAATACAGGTGTGGGACACGTGTGGCAAGTGGGACacaacatttttgagacacccccTTTATTACGCATAAGGGTTTATTTCAGTATCGAAGAATGATGTCAAAAGGTAAATCAATAATTTCAGACATTTTAACAAACATTCATAATTGTACGTGTGGGCAAGTGATACAAGTTAGGAACACGATATTTTTGATATACCTAgcatcaggggtgtgcaacatttttgtcggtgggccctATAACCATCTTCAGAAATCTAGCTGggacatatgaaaaataattagtTGTTCCATGTACACAACGAATTAGAGTGATAACGGCACTGGGCAAAACGGCGGAATATATACCACAGCCGACAACAGCAAagaacattatttatttttacccatgtgagcgccttttAAAACAAACTGTCGGATTAGAATTTTGTGAATAATGggaaaaaatctgagtgttgacaaaggccacactaaatggcttgacAGGCCGGGTTGTGGCAAGCGGACcactgttgcacacccctgcttcaCATTAAGGACAATCACAGAACTGTAAAACTTCGATTTGGAATCAATCGTTACCAATAGCGCAGTTTGAACACACCACGGACTACTTCCCCGCCATACAGTGCCGGGAAAGTACTTCAAATCGCATGAGGAATGAATTGGGGAGGAGTAGTGTGATGGGTCTGAACAAGAACGTTTGCGATAGGGAAACCTGAACTCTTCCTTGCGATCTTCAGGCAAACCAGTCGTGTTCTCAAAGTCGAATGTGGCGCAAAGTATCATCACAAGATATACAGCCGAGACAATCGATCAGTCATTCTCACCCACAAACTCAAAATCATTTAGTAGATTGCACGGAAACGCTCGTACACCTAACTCACTTTCATGCGTGGAGATGTTCTAGTTAGTATATTAGATAAGTTTACAAAACGAATGTCGTCTTTTGTGCCCATTTCGATCTACACTGCAAGTTCTGATGATCCAGAAAATACCCGAACAGCCTTATTCCCTTCATACGGTCCTTTGATTCGTACGGCAAAATCATACACTCAAGCCCACAAATTAACGAAGGGGCCAACTTTAAAAAGTAAATCATGCAAAATATCGAACACTTGGTTGGAAgatatgtaatatgtatatgATTGAACATCTGATCATtgttaaatagaatcaaatattTCTCGGAATCTTCACGCCAGCTTTTATCAGTTTAGCTAAAAATCTGAAACGGCACGAAAATAGGAATCCCAGGAAAATAGACATTCTGATAAAATCATACCATTTCTAATTATTAGTTAAACAGATTCTCACTGGAAAACATGCTTATGTTGTTACTTGGAATAATTTCTAaggaaaaatatttatcataaagCGGGGTATTTCGAATTaaagaatttgttttaaaatcaggttttgtttaaaaaattaattaaattaaccAGAGGGTTCATTCACTTTTATTGGTTCATAATTCTTTAGAATAACGTCTAGTAATTCTTTGCCTCTGAGGCCTAATTGATAGCAAGTATCCTCTACTTTTTGTAATGACGACTTCATAACATCGATCTTGCTTTGCAGCAATCTTTTTCTTCCTGGTGATACGTCAATAATAGATGAAAAAGACAGaaacatttcatataaaataCGTATAAAAGCACATAACTTGAACACCTTTTTTTTCGAAGTTTCAGTGATCGCCTTTGCAGCAGAGTTAATGCATAAGCGCATGACTTCACCAGTAGTATCAGCGATGCCGTATAAATATTCCAACACTGGTATTGGAATGACTAAAGGTTCTTTATTTTCATCATCTGCAAAAACCAAAGATTTTTGTATCTCACTGAGATCAAGTAAACAGTTGGAAATGCTTTGTATACTGTAGTTTTCTTCAGTTTTGAAATAGTACAAAAAAGACATTGCTTCAATAAATTCCTGCAGGCCTGGGGAGAATGCTCTAATGTACGCATGCGAATCCTCATCCTGCAGTTCAGTAGCAATTTGTTTCCACTTCTTCATAATAATATCACATTTTTCATCAGCCTCAGTAATTATTTTGAACTTTGAGTTTGTTTCTGGAGATGTAATATCAATTCGGTGTAAcagaaaaatcaattttttgctGTCAATCGTTATGTCACGGCTTAGTTTCACAATTTTTTCCCATTTGTTGTGTTTTGTTTCCAATTCTTgttgaaataattgaaactgATCGATAACATCCATCAGAGATAATAAATGTTACCACTAATTATAGGTTACAGAAACAAAACGAAAATAAGTAAACACTACATTTATCTTGCCTTCATTGCATTTGAAAGCTGTTTATTTAACTCAAATAGCTACCTATGTATGTCAAGTTGGAAAAAGAATGTTTTTGAACAATGTAGACAGAACACACTCTCAGCATAATCACCCAAAAAGAAACACTTGGAGCAACTTCAACTTTCAAGGGCTGCATGAAATCATATTGAAAATTAACAGCAATATCCCAAGTAGATGAATTGACAGTCTAAAACTGATAATTTAATTACTGCTTcaattcagatattttgttTGAGGCATATTTTCTTCATGAATTATAACTTTATTAAAGCTCAATGGACCTTAGTATGTAATATAAGCATCTAGATAACAAATATTCGTTTGCTGCTACTTTTGATAGAAGACCTAATTTTTAAAAGGATGAATACACATACCATTCATTctataaaatcagaaaatttgtGAATTCTGTAACGAAATACTTTATTACTctcaaattttttcacaa
Encoded here:
- the LOC120342364 gene encoding translin-associated protein X-like, with product MDVIDQFQLFQQELETKHNKWEKIVKLSRDITIDSKKLIFLLHRIDITSPETNSKFKIITEADEKCDIIMKKWKQIATELQDEDSHAYIRAFSPGLQEFIEAMSFLYYFKTEENYSIQSISNCLLDLSEIQKSLVFADDENKEPLVIPIPVLEYLYGIADTTGEVMRLCINSAAKAITETSKKKVFKLCAFIRILYEMFLSFSSIIDVSPGRKRLLQSKIDVMKSSLQKVEDTCYQLGLRGKELLDVILKNYEPIKVNEPSG